From Coffea arabica cultivar ET-39 chromosome 9c, Coffea Arabica ET-39 HiFi, whole genome shotgun sequence, one genomic window encodes:
- the LOC113708970 gene encoding brefeldin A-inhibited guanine nucleotide-exchange protein 1-like isoform X1 — protein sequence MSTSSAIPQTQTLGGPSRCGRVLGPSLDKIIKNVAWRKHSQLVSACKSALDKLESLSDSSSDPASCTPLYGISSPQDADFVLKPLILALDSGAPKVVEPALDCVSRLFSSGFIRCEIATTDDAAATSLIFRLIDSACKCTSLGDEAVELAVLRLLLSAVRSPCVLIRGNCLVHIVRSCYNVYLGGFNGTNQICAKSVLAQMMVIIFSRVEHNSAILPSFRTVSVAQLLEFTDRNLNEGSSIQFAQNFIADVVEAKEVLPPPPMLHGIPSPVEKKSEFESESESASGQQPDYDFNGYSKITEDGFMLYKNICKLSMKYSSQEHQDDQILLRGKILSLELLKVIMDNAGPVWRTNERFLNAIKQYLCLSLLKNSALSVMTIFQLLCSIFQSLLSKFRSGLKSEIGIFFPMFILRVLENVLQPSFLQKMTILSLLERISQDSQLIVDIFVNYDCDVDAPNIFERTVNGLLKTALGPPPGSTTTLSPVQDITFRLESVKCLVRIIKSMGLWMDQQLKVGELNSSMSENEILSENSVTVSEEVNLADSELHSEVNSEFSDAATLEQRRAYKLEIQKGVSLFNRKPSKGIEFLLSTKKVGSSPEAVASFLKNTSGLNETMIGDYLGEREDFPLKVMHAYVDSFDLEGMDFGEAIRFFLRGFRLPGEAQKIDRIMEKFAERYCKCSPNSFTSADTAYVLAYSVIMLNTDAHNTTVKDKMTKADFIRNNRGIDGGKDLPEEYLGKLYDQIVKNEIKMNADSSVPQSKQGNGLNRLLGLESILNLVWKQTEEKPMGANGYLIRHIQEQFKAKSGKSESTYYAVSDPAILRFMVEVCWGPMIAAFSVTLDQSDDKEATSQCLLGFRHAVHVTAVMGMQTQRDAFVTTVAKFTYLHCAADMKQKNVDAVKAIVSIAIEDGNYLQESWEHILTCLSRFEHLQLLGEGAPSDASFLTTANAETDEKALKSAGFPSLKKKGNLQNPAVVAVVRGGSYDSTSLVANSPGLVTSEQINNFIANLNLLDQIGNFELNHIFAHSQRLNSEAIVAFVRALCKVSMSELQSPTDPRVFSLTKIVEVAHYNMNRIRLVWSRIWTVLSDFFVSVGLSENLSVAIFVMDSLRQLSMKFLEREELANYNFQNEFLKPFVIVMQRSSSAEIRELIVRCISQMVLSRVSNVKSGWKSVFMVFTTAAADERKNIVLLAFETMEKIVREYFSYITETETLTFTDCVKCLITFTNSRFNSDVSLNAIAFLRFCAVKLADGGLVCNDERTEDASSMVVRDDNDSVGRIFTDKDDHAFFWLPLLSGLSELTSDPRSAIRKSALEVLFNILKDHGSLFSPVFWLSLFTSVIFPIFSSQHDKQKTRLKDDKSSPSSKSLLLDGSTWDTETSALAAEYLVDLFVSFFDVVRSELKSVVSILAAFIMSPVQGPARTGVATLRRLVSELRARLTEEEWRDVLLALKEAASSSLPGFLKLLSTMDSIKVPDLAEDYADMETSSSLGLINDESEDDNLQTSTYVVSRIKSHITAQLLIIQVASDLYKLHSQPLSADSMIILVEVFSSVATHAHQLNSNKVLQLKLQRVCCILEVSDPPMVHFENESYQNYLNFLSDLLACNPSLYGEKNMEQQLLAVCEKILQIYLECAGESVQSKAANAPVHQWNLPLGSAKKEELAARTPLVLSVFRILSGLERDCFRKYIPRLFPILVNFVRSEHSSGEVQKVLSSIFESCIGPLIITC from the exons ATGTCAACTTCTTCAGCGATACCGCAAACTCAAACCCTGGGTGGCCCTTCCCGCTGTGGCCGCGTGCTGGGCCCCTCCTTGGACAAGATCATCAAGAACGTCGCCTGGCGGAAACACTCCCAGCTGGTCTCCGCTTGCAAATCCGCTCTCGACAAGCTCGAATCCCTCTCCGATTCGTCCTCTGATCCCGCTTCCTGCACCCCTCTCTACGGCATTTCTTCCCCCCAAGACGCCGATTTCGTCCTCAAACCCCTCATTTTGGCCCTCGACTCTGGGGCCCCCAAGGTTGTCGAGCCCGCACTCGACTGCGTTTCCAGGCTGTTTTCCTCTGGATTCATCCGCTGCGAGATCGCCACCACCGATGACGCCGCTGCCACCTCCCTCATCTTCCGCCTCATTGATTCCGCCTGCAAGTGCACTTCTCTTGGCGACGAGGCCGTCGAGCTCGCCGTGCTCAGGCTTCTCCTTTCCGCTGTCCGCTCCCCCTGCGTCCTCATCAGGGGCAATTGCCTTGTGCACATCGTCAGATCCTGCTACAATGTGTATTTGGGCGGCTTCAACGGCACCAATCAGATCTGTGCCAAGTCTGTTCTTGCTCAGATGATGGTCATTATTTTCTCCAGGGTCGAGCACAATTCTGCGATCCTCCCCTCTTTTAGGACGGTTTCTGTAGCCCAACTCTTGGAGTTCACCGATCGCAATTTGAATGAAGGGAGCTCCATCCAGTTTGCTCAGAATTTCATTGCTGACGTTGTGGAAGCTAAAGAAGTTCTTCCTCCGCCTCCCATGCTACATGGAATTCCGTCCCCTGTAGAGAAGAAATCTGAATTTGAGTCTGAGTCTGAATCTGCCAGTGGGCAGCAACCGGATtatgattttaatggttacagTAAGATCACGGAGGACGGATTTATGCTTTACAAGAACATTTGCAAACTATCCATGAAGTACTCATCACAGGAGCATCAGGATGATCAAATTCTTTTGAGGGGCAAAATATTATCGTTGGAGCTCCTAAAAGTCATCATGGACAATGCTGGTCCTGTTTGGCGCACAAATGAGAG ATTCCTCAATGCTATAAAGCAATATTTATGCTTATCACTGTTGAAGAACAGTGCTTTATCAGTTATGACTATATTCCAACTTCTTTGTTCTATATTTCAGAGTTTACTGTCAAAATTTAGATCAGGgttaaaatcagaaattggaattttttttcccatGTTCATCCTTCGTGTGCTGGAGAATGTACTTCAACCCAGTTTCTTGCAAAAGATGACCATCCTGAGTTTGCTGGAGAGGATTTCTCAGGATTCGCAGCTTATTGTTGATATCTTTGTCAATTATGATTGTGATGTGGATGCCCCAAATATTTTTGAAAG GACTGTTAATGGCCTTCTAAAAACGGCACTAGGTCCACCTCCTGGTTCTACTACCACTTTGTCTCCAGTTCAAGATATTACATTTCGTCTTGAATCTGTAAAATGCTTGGTCAGAATAATCAAGTCAATGGGATTATGGATGGATCAGCAGCTAAAAGTAGGAGAATTAAATTCATCGATGTCTGAGAATGAAATTTTGAGCGAGAATTCTGTGACTGTTAGTGAAGAAGTAAATCTTGCTGACAGTGAGCTTCATTCTGAAGTAAATTCTGAATTCTCTGATGCTGCTACCCTGGAGCAGCGTCGAGCTTATAAGCTAGAGATTCAG AAAGGTGTTTCACTGTTCAATAGAAAACCTTCCAAGGGGATTGAATTCTTATTAAGCACAAAAAAGGTTGGCAGTTCTCCAGAAGCAGTGGCTTCTTTCTTGAAGAATACTTCTGGACTAAATGAAACTATGATTGGTGACTATTTGGGTGAAAGAGAGGATTTTCCGCTAAAAGTCATGCATGCATATGTAGATTCCTTTGACTTGGAAGGAATGGATTTTGGTGAAGCTATCAGATTTTTCTTAAGAGGATTTCGGTTACCTGGTGAAGCACAGAAGATTGACCGCATCATGGAAAAATTTGCTGAACGCTATTGTAAATGCAGCCCCAATTCATTTACCAGTGCAGATACAGCTTATGTTCTTGCTTATTCTGTCATAATGCTTAATACTGATGCCCACAATACCACGGTAAAAGATAAG ATGACAAAGGCTGATTTCATCCGGAATAACCGAGGGATCGATGGTGGAAAGGATTTACCGGAAGAATATTTGGGCAAGCTGTATGATCAAATTGTAAAGAATGAGATCAAGATGAATGCAGATTCTTCTGTGCCACAAAGCAAACAGGGGAATGGCCTGAATAGACTGCTAGGATTAGAAAGCATTCTAAATCTAGTTTGGAAGCAGACTGAAGAAAAACCAATGGGTGCAAATGGATATCTTATAAGGCACATCCAAGAGCAGTTCAAggcaaaatctggaaaatcagA GTCCACATATTACGCTGTTTCAGATCCAGCAATATTAAGGTTTATGGTTGAAGTATGTTGGGGTCCAATGATTGCTGCATTCAGTGTAACTCTAGACCAGAGTGATGACAAGGAAGCGACTTCTCAATGCTTGCTGGGCTTCCGACATGCTGTGCATGTCACTGCTGTAATGGGTATGCAAACCCAAAGAGATGCTTTTGTTACCACTGTGGCTAAGTTTACTTACCTTCACTGCGCCGCAGATATGAAGCAAAAGAATGTTGATGCTGTTAAG GCAATAGTATCAATTGCCATTGAAGATGGTAATTATCTTCAAGAATCTTGGGAGCATATCTTAACATGCCTATCTCGTTTTGAGCACTTGCAGCTCTTGGGGGAAGGCGCACCTTCTGATGCCTCATTTTTAACTACAGCAAATGCTGAAACTGATGAAAAGGCATTGAAGTCTGCAGGTTTTCCATCTCTGAAGAAAAAAGGCAATCTCCAGAACCCTGCTGTGGTAGCTGTTGTTCGTGGGGGTTCCTATGACAGTACCAGTTTAGTAGCCAATTCGCCAGGGTTGGTAACCTCGGAACAGATCAATAACTTCATTGCCAACTTGAATCTGCTTGATCAGATTGGGAATTTTGAGTTAAACCATATTTTTGCTCATAGCCAAAGGTTAAATAGTGAGGCTATAGTGGCATTTGTGAGGGCACTTTGCAAAGTTTCCATGTCAGAGTTGCAATCTCCAACAGATCCTCGTGTATTCAGTCTTACTAAAATTGTTGAAGTTGC GCACTATAACATGAATCGGATCAGACTAGTCTGGTCTCGCATTTGGACTGTTCTGTCTGATTTTTTTGTATCAGTTGGTTTGTCTGAAAATCTCTCTGTTGCAATATTCGTCATGGACTCGTTGCGACAgctttcaatgaaatttttggagCGAGAGGAACTGGCAAATTATAATTTCCAGAATGAATTTTTGAAACCATTTGTGATTGTCATGCAGAGGAGCAGCTCTGCAGAAATTAGGGAGTTGATAGTTCGGTGTATTTCACAGATGGTACTCAGCCGTGTCAGTAATGTCAAATCTGGTTGGAAAAGCGTTTTTATG GTTTTTACTACTGCTGCAGCtgatgaaagaaaaaatatagtCTTGCTGGCCTTTGAAACCATGGAAAAGATTGTTCGAGAATATTTTTCGTACATAACTGAGACTGAGACTCTGACTTTTACTGATTGTGTTAAATGCCTCATCACCTTCACAAACAGTAGATTTAACAGTGATGTTAGCCTCAATGCCATTGCTTTTCTCCGATTTTGTGCTGTCAAACTAGCAGATGGAGGACTTGTTTGCAATGATGAAAGGACAGAAGATGCTTCATCCATGGTAGTTAGAGATGATAATGATTCAGTTGGACGTATATTCACAGATAAAGATGATCACGCATTTTTCTGGCTTCCTTTGCTATCAG GTTTATCAGAACTGACTTCAGATCCTAGATCTGCTATCAGGAAAAGTGCACTGGAAGTTCTCTTCAATATTCTGAAAGACCATGGGAGTCTCTTTTCACCAGTATTTTGGCTAAGTCTTTTCACTTCTGTTATATTTCCAATATTTAGTTCCCAACATGATAAGCAAAAAACACGCTTGAAAGATGACAAGTCTTCTCCTAGTTCTAAATCCTTACTACTTGATGGAAGCACATGGGACACAGAAACTTCTGCATTGGCAGCTGAATATCTGGTAGACCTTTTTGTCAGTTTCTTTGATGTCGTCAGGTCAGAATTGAAGAGTGTAGTATCAATACTGGCTGCATTTATTATGAGTCCTGTCCAAGGGCCTGCAAGAACCGGTGTTGCTACATTGAGACGGTTGGTCAGTGAATTAAGAGCCAGACTTACAGAAGAAGAGTGGCGAGATGTCCTTTTGGCTTTGAAAGAGGCTGCTTCTTCCAGTCTTCCTGGATTTCTAAAATTGCTTAGTACCATGGACAGCATAAAGGTCCCTGATCTGGCTGAAGACTATGCTGACATGGAAACATCATCTAGCCTTGGCTTGATAAATGATGAGTCTGAAGATGACAATCTGCAAACCTCAACATATGTTGTTTCTAGGATAAAGAGTCATATAACTGCACAGTTGCTCATCATACag GTGGCAAGTGATCTCTATAAGTTGCATTCACAACCTTTATCTGCTGATTCCATGATCATTCTCGTTGAAGTATTTTCTTCCGTTGCAACTCATGCCCATCAACTGAACTCCAACAAAGTCCTGCAGCTTAAGCTGCAGAGAGTGTGTTGTATCCTTGAGGTCTCAGATCCACCCATGGTTCACTTTGAGAATGAGTCCTACCAGAATTACCTAAATTTTTTGTCTGATTTGCTTGCCTGTAATCCATCTTTGTATGGAGAAAAAAACATGGAACAGCAACTTCTGGCTGTATGTGAGAAAATTCTACAGATATATTTGGAGTGTGCTGGAGAATCTGTTCAGAGTAAAGCAGCAAATGCGCCAGTGCATCAGTGGAATCTTCCATTGGGTTCAGCCAAGAAAGAAGAGTTGGCAGCCAGGACTCCGCTAGTTTTGTCTGTGTTTCGAATTTTAAGTGGTTTGGAACGGGATTGTTTTAGGAAGTACATCCCTCGGTTGTTCCCGATATTGGTAAATTTTGTCCGGAGTGAGCATAGTTCAGGAGAAGTCCAGAAGGTATTGAGTAGCATTTTTGAGTCATGTATCGGACCATTAATAATAACATGTTGA
- the LOC113708970 gene encoding brefeldin A-inhibited guanine nucleotide-exchange protein 1-like isoform X2, producing MSTSSAIPQTQTLGGPSRCGRVLGPSLDKIIKNVAWRKHSQLVSACKSALDKLESLSDSSSDPASCTPLYGISSPQDADFVLKPLILALDSGAPKVVEPALDCVSRLFSSGFIRCEIATTDDAAATSLIFRLIDSACKCTSLGDEAVELAVLRLLLSAVRSPCVLIRGNCLVHIVRSCYNVYLGGFNGTNQICAKSVLAQMMVIIFSRVEHNSAILPSFRTVSVAQLLEFTDRNLNEGSSIQFAQNFIADVVEAKEVLPPPPMLHGIPSPVEKKSEFESESESASGQQPDYDFNGYSKITEDGFMLYKNICKLSMKYSSQEHQDDQILLRGKILSLELLKVIMDNAGPVWRTNERTVNGLLKTALGPPPGSTTTLSPVQDITFRLESVKCLVRIIKSMGLWMDQQLKVGELNSSMSENEILSENSVTVSEEVNLADSELHSEVNSEFSDAATLEQRRAYKLEIQKGVSLFNRKPSKGIEFLLSTKKVGSSPEAVASFLKNTSGLNETMIGDYLGEREDFPLKVMHAYVDSFDLEGMDFGEAIRFFLRGFRLPGEAQKIDRIMEKFAERYCKCSPNSFTSADTAYVLAYSVIMLNTDAHNTTVKDKMTKADFIRNNRGIDGGKDLPEEYLGKLYDQIVKNEIKMNADSSVPQSKQGNGLNRLLGLESILNLVWKQTEEKPMGANGYLIRHIQEQFKAKSGKSESTYYAVSDPAILRFMVEVCWGPMIAAFSVTLDQSDDKEATSQCLLGFRHAVHVTAVMGMQTQRDAFVTTVAKFTYLHCAADMKQKNVDAVKAIVSIAIEDGNYLQESWEHILTCLSRFEHLQLLGEGAPSDASFLTTANAETDEKALKSAGFPSLKKKGNLQNPAVVAVVRGGSYDSTSLVANSPGLVTSEQINNFIANLNLLDQIGNFELNHIFAHSQRLNSEAIVAFVRALCKVSMSELQSPTDPRVFSLTKIVEVAHYNMNRIRLVWSRIWTVLSDFFVSVGLSENLSVAIFVMDSLRQLSMKFLEREELANYNFQNEFLKPFVIVMQRSSSAEIRELIVRCISQMVLSRVSNVKSGWKSVFMVFTTAAADERKNIVLLAFETMEKIVREYFSYITETETLTFTDCVKCLITFTNSRFNSDVSLNAIAFLRFCAVKLADGGLVCNDERTEDASSMVVRDDNDSVGRIFTDKDDHAFFWLPLLSGLSELTSDPRSAIRKSALEVLFNILKDHGSLFSPVFWLSLFTSVIFPIFSSQHDKQKTRLKDDKSSPSSKSLLLDGSTWDTETSALAAEYLVDLFVSFFDVVRSELKSVVSILAAFIMSPVQGPARTGVATLRRLVSELRARLTEEEWRDVLLALKEAASSSLPGFLKLLSTMDSIKVPDLAEDYADMETSSSLGLINDESEDDNLQTSTYVVSRIKSHITAQLLIIQVASDLYKLHSQPLSADSMIILVEVFSSVATHAHQLNSNKVLQLKLQRVCCILEVSDPPMVHFENESYQNYLNFLSDLLACNPSLYGEKNMEQQLLAVCEKILQIYLECAGESVQSKAANAPVHQWNLPLGSAKKEELAARTPLVLSVFRILSGLERDCFRKYIPRLFPILVNFVRSEHSSGEVQKVLSSIFESCIGPLIITC from the exons ATGTCAACTTCTTCAGCGATACCGCAAACTCAAACCCTGGGTGGCCCTTCCCGCTGTGGCCGCGTGCTGGGCCCCTCCTTGGACAAGATCATCAAGAACGTCGCCTGGCGGAAACACTCCCAGCTGGTCTCCGCTTGCAAATCCGCTCTCGACAAGCTCGAATCCCTCTCCGATTCGTCCTCTGATCCCGCTTCCTGCACCCCTCTCTACGGCATTTCTTCCCCCCAAGACGCCGATTTCGTCCTCAAACCCCTCATTTTGGCCCTCGACTCTGGGGCCCCCAAGGTTGTCGAGCCCGCACTCGACTGCGTTTCCAGGCTGTTTTCCTCTGGATTCATCCGCTGCGAGATCGCCACCACCGATGACGCCGCTGCCACCTCCCTCATCTTCCGCCTCATTGATTCCGCCTGCAAGTGCACTTCTCTTGGCGACGAGGCCGTCGAGCTCGCCGTGCTCAGGCTTCTCCTTTCCGCTGTCCGCTCCCCCTGCGTCCTCATCAGGGGCAATTGCCTTGTGCACATCGTCAGATCCTGCTACAATGTGTATTTGGGCGGCTTCAACGGCACCAATCAGATCTGTGCCAAGTCTGTTCTTGCTCAGATGATGGTCATTATTTTCTCCAGGGTCGAGCACAATTCTGCGATCCTCCCCTCTTTTAGGACGGTTTCTGTAGCCCAACTCTTGGAGTTCACCGATCGCAATTTGAATGAAGGGAGCTCCATCCAGTTTGCTCAGAATTTCATTGCTGACGTTGTGGAAGCTAAAGAAGTTCTTCCTCCGCCTCCCATGCTACATGGAATTCCGTCCCCTGTAGAGAAGAAATCTGAATTTGAGTCTGAGTCTGAATCTGCCAGTGGGCAGCAACCGGATtatgattttaatggttacagTAAGATCACGGAGGACGGATTTATGCTTTACAAGAACATTTGCAAACTATCCATGAAGTACTCATCACAGGAGCATCAGGATGATCAAATTCTTTTGAGGGGCAAAATATTATCGTTGGAGCTCCTAAAAGTCATCATGGACAATGCTGGTCCTGTTTGGCGCACAAATGAGAG GACTGTTAATGGCCTTCTAAAAACGGCACTAGGTCCACCTCCTGGTTCTACTACCACTTTGTCTCCAGTTCAAGATATTACATTTCGTCTTGAATCTGTAAAATGCTTGGTCAGAATAATCAAGTCAATGGGATTATGGATGGATCAGCAGCTAAAAGTAGGAGAATTAAATTCATCGATGTCTGAGAATGAAATTTTGAGCGAGAATTCTGTGACTGTTAGTGAAGAAGTAAATCTTGCTGACAGTGAGCTTCATTCTGAAGTAAATTCTGAATTCTCTGATGCTGCTACCCTGGAGCAGCGTCGAGCTTATAAGCTAGAGATTCAG AAAGGTGTTTCACTGTTCAATAGAAAACCTTCCAAGGGGATTGAATTCTTATTAAGCACAAAAAAGGTTGGCAGTTCTCCAGAAGCAGTGGCTTCTTTCTTGAAGAATACTTCTGGACTAAATGAAACTATGATTGGTGACTATTTGGGTGAAAGAGAGGATTTTCCGCTAAAAGTCATGCATGCATATGTAGATTCCTTTGACTTGGAAGGAATGGATTTTGGTGAAGCTATCAGATTTTTCTTAAGAGGATTTCGGTTACCTGGTGAAGCACAGAAGATTGACCGCATCATGGAAAAATTTGCTGAACGCTATTGTAAATGCAGCCCCAATTCATTTACCAGTGCAGATACAGCTTATGTTCTTGCTTATTCTGTCATAATGCTTAATACTGATGCCCACAATACCACGGTAAAAGATAAG ATGACAAAGGCTGATTTCATCCGGAATAACCGAGGGATCGATGGTGGAAAGGATTTACCGGAAGAATATTTGGGCAAGCTGTATGATCAAATTGTAAAGAATGAGATCAAGATGAATGCAGATTCTTCTGTGCCACAAAGCAAACAGGGGAATGGCCTGAATAGACTGCTAGGATTAGAAAGCATTCTAAATCTAGTTTGGAAGCAGACTGAAGAAAAACCAATGGGTGCAAATGGATATCTTATAAGGCACATCCAAGAGCAGTTCAAggcaaaatctggaaaatcagA GTCCACATATTACGCTGTTTCAGATCCAGCAATATTAAGGTTTATGGTTGAAGTATGTTGGGGTCCAATGATTGCTGCATTCAGTGTAACTCTAGACCAGAGTGATGACAAGGAAGCGACTTCTCAATGCTTGCTGGGCTTCCGACATGCTGTGCATGTCACTGCTGTAATGGGTATGCAAACCCAAAGAGATGCTTTTGTTACCACTGTGGCTAAGTTTACTTACCTTCACTGCGCCGCAGATATGAAGCAAAAGAATGTTGATGCTGTTAAG GCAATAGTATCAATTGCCATTGAAGATGGTAATTATCTTCAAGAATCTTGGGAGCATATCTTAACATGCCTATCTCGTTTTGAGCACTTGCAGCTCTTGGGGGAAGGCGCACCTTCTGATGCCTCATTTTTAACTACAGCAAATGCTGAAACTGATGAAAAGGCATTGAAGTCTGCAGGTTTTCCATCTCTGAAGAAAAAAGGCAATCTCCAGAACCCTGCTGTGGTAGCTGTTGTTCGTGGGGGTTCCTATGACAGTACCAGTTTAGTAGCCAATTCGCCAGGGTTGGTAACCTCGGAACAGATCAATAACTTCATTGCCAACTTGAATCTGCTTGATCAGATTGGGAATTTTGAGTTAAACCATATTTTTGCTCATAGCCAAAGGTTAAATAGTGAGGCTATAGTGGCATTTGTGAGGGCACTTTGCAAAGTTTCCATGTCAGAGTTGCAATCTCCAACAGATCCTCGTGTATTCAGTCTTACTAAAATTGTTGAAGTTGC GCACTATAACATGAATCGGATCAGACTAGTCTGGTCTCGCATTTGGACTGTTCTGTCTGATTTTTTTGTATCAGTTGGTTTGTCTGAAAATCTCTCTGTTGCAATATTCGTCATGGACTCGTTGCGACAgctttcaatgaaatttttggagCGAGAGGAACTGGCAAATTATAATTTCCAGAATGAATTTTTGAAACCATTTGTGATTGTCATGCAGAGGAGCAGCTCTGCAGAAATTAGGGAGTTGATAGTTCGGTGTATTTCACAGATGGTACTCAGCCGTGTCAGTAATGTCAAATCTGGTTGGAAAAGCGTTTTTATG GTTTTTACTACTGCTGCAGCtgatgaaagaaaaaatatagtCTTGCTGGCCTTTGAAACCATGGAAAAGATTGTTCGAGAATATTTTTCGTACATAACTGAGACTGAGACTCTGACTTTTACTGATTGTGTTAAATGCCTCATCACCTTCACAAACAGTAGATTTAACAGTGATGTTAGCCTCAATGCCATTGCTTTTCTCCGATTTTGTGCTGTCAAACTAGCAGATGGAGGACTTGTTTGCAATGATGAAAGGACAGAAGATGCTTCATCCATGGTAGTTAGAGATGATAATGATTCAGTTGGACGTATATTCACAGATAAAGATGATCACGCATTTTTCTGGCTTCCTTTGCTATCAG GTTTATCAGAACTGACTTCAGATCCTAGATCTGCTATCAGGAAAAGTGCACTGGAAGTTCTCTTCAATATTCTGAAAGACCATGGGAGTCTCTTTTCACCAGTATTTTGGCTAAGTCTTTTCACTTCTGTTATATTTCCAATATTTAGTTCCCAACATGATAAGCAAAAAACACGCTTGAAAGATGACAAGTCTTCTCCTAGTTCTAAATCCTTACTACTTGATGGAAGCACATGGGACACAGAAACTTCTGCATTGGCAGCTGAATATCTGGTAGACCTTTTTGTCAGTTTCTTTGATGTCGTCAGGTCAGAATTGAAGAGTGTAGTATCAATACTGGCTGCATTTATTATGAGTCCTGTCCAAGGGCCTGCAAGAACCGGTGTTGCTACATTGAGACGGTTGGTCAGTGAATTAAGAGCCAGACTTACAGAAGAAGAGTGGCGAGATGTCCTTTTGGCTTTGAAAGAGGCTGCTTCTTCCAGTCTTCCTGGATTTCTAAAATTGCTTAGTACCATGGACAGCATAAAGGTCCCTGATCTGGCTGAAGACTATGCTGACATGGAAACATCATCTAGCCTTGGCTTGATAAATGATGAGTCTGAAGATGACAATCTGCAAACCTCAACATATGTTGTTTCTAGGATAAAGAGTCATATAACTGCACAGTTGCTCATCATACag GTGGCAAGTGATCTCTATAAGTTGCATTCACAACCTTTATCTGCTGATTCCATGATCATTCTCGTTGAAGTATTTTCTTCCGTTGCAACTCATGCCCATCAACTGAACTCCAACAAAGTCCTGCAGCTTAAGCTGCAGAGAGTGTGTTGTATCCTTGAGGTCTCAGATCCACCCATGGTTCACTTTGAGAATGAGTCCTACCAGAATTACCTAAATTTTTTGTCTGATTTGCTTGCCTGTAATCCATCTTTGTATGGAGAAAAAAACATGGAACAGCAACTTCTGGCTGTATGTGAGAAAATTCTACAGATATATTTGGAGTGTGCTGGAGAATCTGTTCAGAGTAAAGCAGCAAATGCGCCAGTGCATCAGTGGAATCTTCCATTGGGTTCAGCCAAGAAAGAAGAGTTGGCAGCCAGGACTCCGCTAGTTTTGTCTGTGTTTCGAATTTTAAGTGGTTTGGAACGGGATTGTTTTAGGAAGTACATCCCTCGGTTGTTCCCGATATTGGTAAATTTTGTCCGGAGTGAGCATAGTTCAGGAGAAGTCCAGAAGGTATTGAGTAGCATTTTTGAGTCATGTATCGGACCATTAATAATAACATGTTGA